The Agromyces sp. LHK192 genome includes a window with the following:
- a CDS encoding DEAD/DEAH box helicase, translating into MTETTFRTLGVPAPLVAALEADGKTTPFPIQADTLPDTLAGRDVLGRGKTGSGKTIAFALPLVARLGTSLAGGRRRAGRPLALVLAPTRELATQITNTIEPLAAAYDLRATTIFGGINQKRQVEALRAGVDIVVATPGRLEDLMKQGFITLDAVEITVLDEADHMADLGFLPVVTRILDKTPAGGQRLLFSATLDNGVDKLVKRYLQNEVLHSVDEAHSPVAAMTHHVFQVEDVDAKNALVQTLASGTGRRILFMRTKHQAKKLAKKLTEQGIPAVDLHGNLSQPQRDRNLAAFGDGSVHVMVATDVAARGVHVDDVELVIHVDPPMEHKAYLHRSGRTARAGSEGDVVTIALPAQMDDLKKLLRKAEITVAPERVTPESANVVALVGEVAPYVKPAPKQPTQQQGGGRSTGANARRKQAARSERAAGRLTESDAPARPRRDRSGRPADAKANAPKRGSGHSRGAQSTGAQRNASGAQRQASGRSDQPAHGSTAGQGGQRQAAHGGQGAPKQGSHGGQRSRTAKQPLRVGGLVQPNRNARTNRRAQG; encoded by the coding sequence GTGACCGAAACCACCTTCCGCACGCTCGGCGTGCCCGCCCCGCTCGTCGCCGCCCTCGAGGCCGACGGCAAGACCACCCCGTTCCCGATCCAGGCCGACACCCTGCCCGACACGCTCGCCGGACGCGACGTGCTCGGCCGGGGCAAGACCGGCTCGGGCAAGACCATCGCCTTCGCACTGCCGCTCGTCGCGCGCCTGGGCACCTCGCTCGCCGGCGGACGCCGTCGCGCCGGCCGCCCGCTCGCCCTCGTGCTCGCCCCCACCCGCGAGCTCGCGACGCAGATCACCAACACGATCGAGCCGCTCGCGGCCGCGTACGACCTGCGCGCCACCACGATCTTCGGCGGCATCAACCAGAAGCGCCAGGTCGAGGCGCTGCGCGCCGGCGTCGACATCGTCGTCGCCACCCCCGGCCGTCTCGAGGACCTCATGAAGCAGGGCTTCATCACCCTCGACGCCGTCGAGATCACCGTGCTCGACGAGGCCGACCACATGGCCGACCTCGGGTTCCTCCCCGTCGTCACGCGCATCCTCGACAAGACCCCGGCCGGCGGCCAGCGCCTGCTGTTCTCGGCGACGCTCGACAACGGCGTGGACAAGCTCGTCAAGCGCTACCTGCAGAACGAGGTGCTGCACTCGGTCGACGAGGCGCACTCCCCCGTCGCCGCGATGACCCACCACGTGTTCCAGGTCGAGGACGTCGACGCGAAGAACGCCCTCGTGCAGACGCTCGCGTCGGGCACCGGCCGCCGCATCCTGTTCATGCGCACCAAGCACCAGGCCAAGAAGCTCGCGAAGAAGCTCACCGAGCAGGGCATCCCCGCCGTCGACCTGCACGGCAACCTGTCGCAGCCGCAGCGCGACCGCAACCTCGCCGCGTTCGGCGACGGCTCGGTGCACGTGATGGTCGCGACGGATGTCGCCGCCCGCGGCGTGCACGTCGACGACGTCGAGCTCGTGATCCACGTCGACCCGCCGATGGAGCACAAGGCCTACCTGCACCGCTCGGGTCGCACGGCACGTGCCGGCAGCGAGGGCGATGTCGTCACCATCGCGCTGCCCGCGCAGATGGACGACCTGAAGAAGCTCCTGCGCAAGGCCGAGATCACGGTCGCGCCCGAGCGCGTCACGCCCGAGTCGGCGAACGTCGTCGCGCTCGTCGGCGAGGTCGCGCCGTACGTGAAGCCCGCACCGAAGCAGCCGACGCAGCAGCAGGGCGGCGGCCGGTCCACCGGCGCCAACGCCCGCCGCAAGCAGGCCGCCCGCTCCGAGCGCGCCGCCGGCCGGCTCACCGAGTCGGATGCCCCGGCCCGCCCTCGTCGCGACCGTTCGGGTCGCCCGGCCGACGCCAAGGCGAATGCGCCCAAGCGCGGCTCCGGTCACAGCCGCGGCGCGCAGAGCACCGGTGCGCAGCGCAACGCCTCCGGCGCGCAGCGCCAGGCATCCGGTCGTTCGGATCAGCCGGCGCACGGCTCGACCGCCGGCCAGGGCGGGCAGCGTCAGGCCGCGCACGGCGGCCAGGGCGCGCCGAAGCAGGGGTCGCACGGCGGCCAGCGGTCGCGCACCGCGAAGCAGCCGCTGCGCGTCGGCGGCCTCGTGCAGCCCAACCGCAACGCCCGCACCAACCGTCGCGCCCAGGGCTGA
- a CDS encoding GNAT family N-acetyltransferase, with the protein MSTDVVADVVVRPIRDSDAEALGRVHATCWHETYDHLISAAAFENLSPRRMAELWNHLAERGEEYSQFAALVDGEIVGFVGSGPARDEDAPRPRELYFIYVLDRFHGTGIGTKLFDAAIGEGEGVYLWVAADNPRAHRFYERNGFTLDGSEQVQPFLGEELHEVRFVR; encoded by the coding sequence ATGAGCACCGATGTTGTTGCCGATGTCGTCGTCCGTCCCATCCGGGACTCCGATGCCGAAGCCCTCGGCCGCGTGCACGCGACCTGCTGGCACGAGACCTACGATCACCTGATCAGCGCCGCCGCGTTCGAGAACCTCTCCCCGCGACGCATGGCCGAGCTCTGGAACCACCTCGCCGAGCGCGGCGAGGAGTACTCGCAGTTCGCCGCACTCGTCGACGGCGAGATCGTCGGATTCGTCGGCTCGGGTCCCGCCCGAGACGAGGACGCGCCGCGCCCTCGCGAGCTCTACTTCATCTACGTGCTCGACCGGTTCCACGGCACCGGCATCGGCACGAAGCTCTTCGACGCCGCGATCGGCGAGGGCGAGGGCGTGTACCTCTGGGTCGCCGCCGACAACCCCCGCGCGCACCGGTTCTACGAGCGCAACGGATTCACGCTCGACGGTTCGGAGCAGGTGCAGCCGTTCCTCGGCGAGGAGCTCCACGAGGTCCGGTTCGTCCGCTGA
- a CDS encoding discoidin domain-containing protein: MPRTAALAAITAAAVVGTGFAAVAPAAAAEAELLSQGRTVTASSVENPDYTPARAAVDGDLGTRWSSTFRDPQWLQVDLGESADLDRIELVWEGAYGADFRVLASDDGSAWETVGQVVGGRGGTQTVPLDGDGRYVKLDFTKRGTGYGYSLWEARVFGIPGGGSTDPTDPTDPTDPGEEIEGGGDLGPNVHVYEDTTPDSTIQAELDAAFQAQETSQFGQRRDQFLFKPGTYDVHAHIGFNTSISGAGRNPDDVRINGGVWVDAQWFGGNATQNFWRSVENLAIAPHTGEARWAVSQAAPMRRVHVLGDLSLAPSSYGWSSGGYIADSKVDGVVRSYSQQQWLNRDSTFGAWEGSVWNMVFSGVEGSPANHFPNPSHTVLDRSPITKEKPYLYWAGDDWAIFVPSLRTDTRGTTWEDGPTPGTSIPLDDVYVAQPGDSAERINQALAQGLHLLLTPGVHHVDEPIRVTRPDTVVLGLGYATIVNDGGTAAMQVADVDGVTVAGVLFDAGTEHAPVLLEVGEPGASADHSDDPIALHDVFLRVGGAVAGKVDEALVIHSDDTLVDHIWSWRGDHGEGIGWDLNTADRGLVVNGDDVTAYGLFVEHYQQHNTVWNGERGRTVFYQSELAYDPPSQAAWMNGSTRGWASYKVADDVDEHQAWGVGVYSYNNVDPSIVTTSAIEVPAKPGIRLRSLVAVSLGGNGVISHVVNGLGEEASGVDTIPSYLVGFN; this comes from the coding sequence ATGCCTCGCACCGCCGCGCTCGCGGCGATCACGGCGGCAGCCGTCGTCGGCACCGGCTTCGCAGCGGTCGCCCCCGCGGCGGCGGCCGAAGCCGAACTCCTGTCGCAGGGACGCACGGTGACCGCGTCGTCGGTCGAGAACCCCGACTACACGCCCGCCCGGGCGGCGGTCGACGGCGACCTCGGCACCCGGTGGTCGAGCACGTTCAGGGACCCGCAGTGGTTGCAGGTCGACCTCGGCGAGAGCGCCGACCTCGACCGCATCGAGCTGGTCTGGGAGGGCGCCTACGGCGCGGACTTCCGCGTGCTCGCCTCCGACGACGGGTCGGCATGGGAGACCGTCGGCCAGGTCGTCGGCGGGCGCGGCGGCACCCAGACCGTGCCGCTCGACGGCGACGGCCGCTACGTGAAGCTCGACTTCACCAAGCGCGGCACGGGGTACGGCTATTCGCTCTGGGAGGCGCGCGTGTTCGGCATCCCGGGCGGCGGCTCGACCGACCCCACGGATCCCACCGACCCGACCGATCCCGGTGAGGAGATCGAGGGCGGCGGCGACCTCGGGCCCAACGTGCACGTCTACGAGGACACGACACCCGACTCGACCATCCAGGCCGAGCTCGACGCGGCGTTCCAGGCCCAGGAGACGTCGCAGTTCGGGCAGCGCCGCGACCAGTTCCTGTTCAAGCCCGGCACCTACGACGTGCACGCCCACATCGGGTTCAACACCTCGATCTCGGGAGCCGGGCGCAATCCCGACGACGTGCGCATCAACGGCGGCGTCTGGGTCGACGCGCAGTGGTTCGGCGGCAACGCGACGCAGAACTTCTGGCGTTCGGTCGAGAACCTCGCGATCGCCCCGCACACCGGCGAGGCACGGTGGGCGGTATCGCAGGCCGCGCCGATGCGCCGCGTGCACGTGCTCGGCGACCTCAGCCTCGCACCGTCCAGCTACGGCTGGTCGAGCGGCGGCTACATCGCCGACTCCAAGGTCGACGGCGTCGTGCGCTCGTACTCGCAGCAGCAGTGGCTGAACCGCGACTCGACGTTCGGCGCCTGGGAGGGATCGGTCTGGAACATGGTGTTCTCGGGGGTCGAGGGCTCGCCCGCGAACCACTTCCCGAACCCGTCGCACACCGTGCTCGACCGGAGCCCGATCACCAAGGAGAAGCCGTACCTGTACTGGGCCGGCGACGACTGGGCGATCTTCGTGCCGTCGCTGCGGACCGACACGCGGGGGACCACCTGGGAGGACGGCCCGACGCCGGGCACCTCGATCCCGCTCGACGACGTCTACGTCGCGCAGCCCGGTGATTCGGCCGAGCGCATCAACCAGGCGCTCGCGCAGGGGCTGCACCTGCTGCTCACCCCGGGTGTCCACCACGTCGACGAGCCCATCCGGGTGACCCGGCCCGACACCGTGGTGCTCGGACTCGGATACGCGACCATCGTGAACGACGGCGGCACCGCGGCCATGCAGGTCGCCGACGTCGACGGCGTCACCGTGGCCGGCGTCCTGTTCGACGCCGGCACCGAGCACGCACCGGTGCTGCTCGAGGTCGGCGAGCCCGGGGCATCCGCCGATCACAGCGACGACCCGATCGCGCTGCACGACGTGTTCCTCCGCGTCGGCGGGGCCGTGGCCGGGAAGGTCGACGAGGCACTCGTGATCCACAGCGACGACACGCTCGTCGACCACATCTGGTCGTGGCGCGGCGACCACGGCGAGGGCATCGGGTGGGACCTCAACACCGCCGACCGGGGCCTGGTCGTGAACGGCGACGACGTGACCGCGTACGGGCTCTTCGTCGAGCACTACCAGCAGCACAACACGGTCTGGAACGGCGAGCGCGGACGCACCGTGTTCTACCAGTCGGAACTCGCCTACGACCCGCCGTCGCAGGCGGCCTGGATGAACGGCTCGACCAGAGGGTGGGCGAGCTACAAGGTCGCCGACGACGTGGACGAGCACCAGGCGTGGGGCGTCGGCGTGTACTCGTACAACAACGTCGACCCGTCGATCGTGACGACCAGTGCCATCGAGGTCCCCGCCAAGCCGGGGATCCGCCTGCGCAGCCTCGTCGCGGTGTCGCTCGGCGGCAACGGCGTCATCTCGCACGTGGTCAACGGACTCGGGGAGGAGGCCAGCGGGGTCGACACGATCCCGAGTTACCTGGTCGGCTTCAACTGA
- a CDS encoding DUF1996 domain-containing protein: MSTDLPMPAPLGAAPDGAPPPRRGVRRPAGFATALAGLAALAVAATALVATQTAAAAPATLLSRGALTAASSSEAGNLGPRFAVDGDRSTRWASNPTDDEWFRVDLGASHPLERVVLDWEAAYARAFTVQVSDDAQTWATVAAVTEGTGGVQELSFTGSGRYVQLVATDRGTGYGYSLFEFSVYGDGDVVDPGDPPAWNDEVTHHEFQANCTFSHHLPDDPVVFPGQPGASHLHTFVGNRSTNAFSTPETLFANPDSTCTVPQDHSSYWFPSLYDGTTAVEPDIPMTIYYKSGIDDYTAVQPFPQGLRFVAGDMKATVDSFRTAPGAVEGWECGGISKSWSIPDYCDPGTELNIRYQAPSCWDGMHLTPQSAAEMGHGPHMAYPVNGQCPMSHPIAVPMIEFKIAWPVSGDLSDVRLSSGSDQSWHYDFVNAWEPEVLERLVEHCINGGLQCNPSGFDQYKPHRGGVLDESFELLPPTLPGGAR; encoded by the coding sequence ATGTCAACCGACCTCCCCATGCCCGCGCCGCTCGGCGCCGCACCCGACGGCGCACCGCCGCCGAGGCGCGGCGTCCGCCGACCGGCCGGCTTCGCCACCGCCCTCGCCGGACTGGCCGCGCTCGCGGTCGCGGCGACCGCCCTCGTCGCCACGCAGACGGCCGCCGCCGCGCCGGCGACCCTGCTCTCCCGAGGCGCCCTGACCGCTGCCTCGAGCTCCGAGGCCGGCAACCTCGGCCCCCGGTTCGCCGTCGACGGCGACCGATCGACCCGCTGGGCGAGCAACCCGACCGACGACGAGTGGTTCCGCGTCGACCTCGGCGCGAGCCATCCGCTCGAACGCGTCGTGCTCGACTGGGAGGCAGCGTACGCTCGCGCGTTCACCGTGCAGGTCTCCGACGACGCGCAGACCTGGGCGACGGTCGCCGCCGTGACCGAGGGAACGGGCGGCGTGCAGGAGCTCTCCTTCACCGGCTCCGGCCGATACGTGCAGCTCGTCGCCACCGACCGCGGCACGGGATACGGCTACTCGCTGTTCGAGTTCTCGGTCTACGGCGACGGCGACGTCGTCGATCCCGGCGATCCGCCGGCGTGGAACGACGAGGTCACGCACCACGAGTTCCAGGCGAACTGCACCTTCTCGCACCACCTGCCCGACGACCCGGTCGTCTTCCCGGGCCAGCCCGGCGCGTCGCACCTGCACACGTTCGTGGGCAACCGGTCGACGAACGCGTTCTCGACGCCCGAGACGCTGTTCGCGAACCCCGACTCGACGTGCACGGTGCCGCAGGACCACTCCTCGTACTGGTTCCCCTCGCTGTACGACGGGACGACGGCCGTGGAGCCCGACATCCCCATGACGATCTACTACAAGTCGGGCATCGACGACTACACGGCCGTGCAGCCGTTCCCGCAGGGACTGCGGTTCGTCGCCGGCGACATGAAGGCCACGGTCGACTCGTTCCGCACGGCGCCCGGCGCCGTCGAGGGCTGGGAGTGCGGTGGCATCTCGAAGAGCTGGAGCATCCCCGACTACTGCGACCCGGGCACCGAGCTCAACATCCGCTACCAGGCGCCGTCCTGCTGGGACGGCATGCACCTGACCCCGCAGTCGGCGGCGGAGATGGGGCACGGCCCGCACATGGCGTACCCCGTGAACGGGCAGTGCCCGATGTCGCACCCGATCGCGGTGCCGATGATCGAGTTCAAGATCGCCTGGCCGGTGTCCGGCGACCTGTCCGACGTCCGGCTCTCCAGCGGCAGCGACCAGTCGTGGCACTACGACTTCGTGAACGCGTGGGAGCCCGAGGTGCTCGAACGGCTCGTCGAGCACTGCATCAACGGCGGACTCCAGTGCAACCCGAGCGGCTTCGACCAGTACAAGCCGCATCGCGGCGGCGTGCTCGACGAGAGCTTCGAGCTGCTGCCGCCGACCCTGCCGGGAGGTGCACGATGA
- a CDS encoding discoidin domain-containing protein, whose translation MPTAAPPRARRIALAAVGAVAALAAALLVPSGAQAAPVNLSQGKPATASSVENADYTPARNAVDGDPATRWASQWSDPQWLQVDLGQDSSIDRIDLTWEGAYAKAFELQVSDTGTGGWTTLHSTANGPGGTQSIDVDGEGRFVRMLGTQRANGYGYSLWEFAVYGTAGGGGPTDPTDPTDPTDPTDPTIPDPTIPDPGHPNEPGPFTTPSVVKVVGGSGDWELEVNGEPYTVKGFTWGPSFGEAAEYLDDFTAMGANTTRTWGTGADTKPLLDAAALAGVRVINGFWLLPGGGPGSGGCIDYTTDANYKATTKADILNQVTTYRSHPAVLMWNVGNESLLGLQNCYSGDVLEAQRNAYAAYVNEVAVAIKQIDPNHPVTSTDAWTGSWPYYRVNTPALDLLAVNSYGDVCNIEQTWTDGGYDKPYIVTEGGAAGEWEVPDDANGVPDEPTDIQKGQALLDSWRCLREHDGVALGATFFHFGLEGDFGGVWFNVIPGGNKRLGYYTVAEMWGGSAVDDNRPPRITDMDIPESGAIEAGKPFTFTLDVTDPENDPLEYVAFVNSKYIDGAGGVQYVEHQRAGNRITITAPQKLGVWKAYVYVEDGQGNVGVETRSFRVVAPPVDGVNVALGKPATASSFQTWGDDYTPGRAFDGQQATRWSSEWGATGWLQVDLGQPTAFDHFQLTWEAAFAKSYRVQVSNDGANWTTIHTVTGGDGGIDEFDAAGNARYVRFDLTERGTDWGFSLFEAGIFRTN comes from the coding sequence ATGCCGACCGCCGCGCCCCCCAGGGCCCGCCGGATCGCGCTCGCCGCGGTCGGGGCGGTCGCCGCCCTCGCCGCGGCACTGCTCGTGCCCTCCGGCGCCCAGGCGGCGCCGGTCAACCTCTCGCAGGGCAAGCCGGCCACGGCGTCCTCCGTGGAGAACGCCGACTACACGCCGGCCCGGAACGCGGTCGACGGCGACCCGGCGACCAGGTGGGCGAGCCAGTGGAGCGACCCGCAATGGCTGCAGGTCGACCTCGGCCAGGACTCGTCGATCGACCGCATCGACCTGACCTGGGAGGGCGCGTACGCGAAGGCGTTCGAGCTCCAGGTCTCCGACACCGGCACCGGCGGGTGGACCACCCTCCACTCCACCGCGAACGGCCCGGGCGGCACCCAGTCGATCGACGTCGACGGCGAGGGCCGCTTCGTGCGCATGCTCGGCACGCAGCGCGCGAACGGCTACGGTTACTCGCTCTGGGAGTTCGCGGTCTACGGCACCGCCGGAGGCGGCGGCCCGACCGACCCGACCGATCCCACCGATCCCACCGACCCCACCGACCCGACCATCCCCGACCCGACCATCCCCGACCCGGGTCACCCGAACGAGCCCGGTCCGTTCACGACGCCGAGCGTCGTGAAGGTCGTGGGCGGCTCCGGCGACTGGGAGCTCGAGGTGAACGGCGAGCCGTACACAGTGAAGGGCTTCACCTGGGGGCCGTCGTTCGGCGAGGCCGCCGAGTACCTCGACGACTTCACCGCGATGGGTGCCAACACCACGCGGACCTGGGGAACCGGAGCGGACACGAAGCCGCTGCTCGACGCCGCGGCACTGGCCGGCGTGCGGGTCATCAACGGGTTCTGGCTCCTCCCGGGCGGAGGCCCCGGGTCGGGAGGATGCATCGACTACACGACCGACGCGAACTACAAGGCCACGACGAAGGCCGACATCCTGAACCAGGTGACGACGTACCGGTCGCACCCGGCCGTGCTGATGTGGAACGTCGGCAACGAGTCGCTGCTCGGCCTGCAGAACTGCTACTCGGGCGACGTGCTCGAGGCGCAGCGCAACGCCTACGCCGCCTACGTCAACGAGGTCGCCGTCGCGATCAAGCAGATCGACCCGAACCACCCCGTCACCTCGACCGACGCGTGGACCGGCTCCTGGCCGTACTACCGGGTCAACACGCCGGCCCTCGACCTGCTCGCCGTGAACTCCTACGGCGACGTCTGCAACATCGAGCAGACCTGGACCGACGGCGGCTACGACAAGCCGTACATCGTCACCGAGGGCGGCGCGGCCGGCGAATGGGAGGTCCCGGACGACGCGAACGGCGTGCCCGACGAGCCCACCGACATCCAGAAGGGCCAGGCGCTCCTCGACTCGTGGCGGTGCCTGCGCGAGCACGACGGCGTGGCGCTCGGCGCGACGTTCTTCCACTTCGGCCTCGAGGGCGACTTCGGCGGCGTGTGGTTCAACGTGATCCCCGGCGGCAACAAGCGCCTCGGCTACTACACCGTCGCCGAGATGTGGGGCGGATCCGCGGTAGACGACAACCGGCCGCCGCGCATCACCGACATGGACATCCCCGAATCGGGGGCGATCGAAGCCGGCAAGCCGTTCACCTTCACGCTCGATGTCACCGACCCCGAGAACGACCCGCTGGAGTACGTCGCGTTCGTCAACTCGAAGTACATCGACGGTGCCGGCGGCGTGCAGTACGTCGAGCACCAGCGCGCCGGCAACCGCATCACGATCACCGCGCCGCAGAAGCTGGGCGTCTGGAAGGCGTACGTGTACGTCGAGGACGGCCAGGGCAACGTCGGCGTCGAGACCCGCTCGTTCCGGGTGGTCGCTCCGCCCGTCGACGGGGTGAACGTGGCGCTCGGCAAGCCGGCGACCGCGTCGAGCTTCCAGACGTGGGGCGACGACTACACGCCGGGCCGCGCGTTCGACGGCCAGCAGGCCACTCGGTGGTCCAGCGAGTGGGGCGCCACGGGATGGCTGCAGGTCGACCTCGGCCAGCCCACCGCGTTCGACCATTTCCAGCTCACCTGGGAGGCGGCGTTCGCGAAGTCCTACCGCGTGCAGGTCTCGAACGACGGCGCGAACTGGACGACGATCCACACCGTGACCGGCGGCGACGGCGGCATCGACGAGTTCGACGCGGCGGGCAACGCCAGGTACGTCCGGTTCGACCTCACCGAGCGCGGCACCGACTGGGGCTTCTCGCTCTTCGAGGCCGGCATCTTCAGGACGAACTGA